One window of Streptomyces sp. FIT100 genomic DNA carries:
- a CDS encoding DMT family transporter, producing the protein MHILLPVFFALVSALSNAIATVLQRREALSVPSSDGLRPGLMLDLLRRPLWLAGIAAVIAAGVCQALALNTGALAIVQPLFVLELPLALIISSIVMRRGLPRAGWLAVACVVVGLGVALGALSPVGNRTEVPVGRWLPALVIGAVAVVVLAVTALRRPQGRTRAACLGVATAISYALTAALMKEATHILDDSGVGAFFTAWQTYAFAVTGGSALFLLENALQAGPLVASQPAITLGDATVSLALGVTLYEEHVRSGWWLLPQLLGLALISFGAVALARMPLTESLVAANKAP; encoded by the coding sequence GTGCACATCCTCCTGCCGGTCTTCTTCGCGCTCGTCTCGGCGCTCAGCAACGCGATCGCCACCGTGCTCCAGCGCCGGGAGGCGCTGAGCGTGCCCAGCTCCGACGGCCTCCGGCCGGGGCTGATGCTCGATCTGCTGCGGCGGCCGCTCTGGCTGGCCGGGATCGCCGCCGTGATCGCGGCCGGTGTCTGCCAGGCCCTGGCCCTCAACACCGGGGCGCTGGCGATCGTGCAGCCCCTGTTCGTCCTCGAACTGCCGCTGGCGCTGATCATCTCCTCGATCGTGATGCGCCGGGGTCTGCCGCGCGCCGGCTGGCTGGCCGTGGCCTGTGTGGTGGTCGGTCTCGGCGTCGCGCTGGGCGCCCTGTCCCCCGTCGGCAACCGCACCGAGGTCCCGGTCGGACGCTGGCTCCCCGCCCTCGTCATCGGCGCGGTCGCGGTCGTCGTCCTCGCCGTCACGGCGCTGCGGCGCCCCCAGGGCCGGACCCGGGCCGCCTGCCTGGGCGTGGCCACCGCGATCAGCTACGCGCTGACGGCGGCGCTGATGAAGGAGGCCACCCACATCCTCGACGACTCCGGGGTCGGGGCGTTCTTCACCGCCTGGCAGACCTACGCCTTCGCGGTGACCGGCGGGAGCGCGCTCTTCCTGCTGGAGAACGCGCTGCAGGCGGGTCCGCTGGTCGCCTCCCAGCCCGCGATCACGCTGGGCGACGCGACGGTGAGCCTCGCGCTCGGCGTCACGTTGTACGAGGAGCACGTGCGCTCCGGCTGGTGGCTGCTGCCGCAGCTGCTGGGCCTCGCGCTGATCTCCTTCGGTGCGGTGGCGCTCGCCCGTATGCCGCTCACCGAGTCGCTCGTGGCGGCGAACAAGGCCCCTTGA
- a CDS encoding FUSC family protein encodes MSGAPDRKAVLHRALRVTIAASAGFYAYLYGLDKPVMALYALFGPVALGGLASIPGSGRQRATVILKSLPIGLLLVTLGTALAVTTWAAVLGMLVVGFCLAFAAVAGPRAAGAGPGLQLFYILACVPPYAPDTLGLRLAGLTTGLLALAACEFFLLPAPAAAPYRARMAEALAIAAGAAADPSTASPGGLRDAGRRLRLSDVPEAERPAGPGRRDRALTQAGSATRRLLEQLAHAADALAHAPRAGEACGARGAAVDNGATERAQAASDALLARVSTLCRATAAALRDGRMPPKPGPLHDAVVDFQTLRLQQATGPPDGVPPVRVLRRQSAVLGIAESARIVETAAQIGADGRRRTEPIQPQELFWYADRSTAWLWAKRLFGHMTLRSVQFQNAVRTALGLGAARLVAGSFDLPHGFWVMLAVLTLGRTTTVGQTWGTVRKVLAGNLVGAVVAGGLLIAFGKHTEAYAVMLAPGMLAAFSLGPLLGIAWAQGMFTLVVASAFAQIAPASWELAGARILDIVTGSVIGLLCGLLAWPAGARREVRRTMAALLRCCGPLVTGTADMLLAPRPGTVTPPSTLPTLHRLKLAEAAYAQYRSEPATTPAAARADWQAVLIAANHVLIGAQWLPRFDLPEVSVPPAAAAWARDAAVRVAATADRIAALATGDQQRPRTPDPPFTPPDDAPPLPALIDLETWLRSLNAQLGRIEDSLRDTDPAASAGPGGQGSEGAPHA; translated from the coding sequence ATGAGCGGCGCACCGGACCGGAAGGCGGTCCTGCACCGGGCGCTGCGCGTGACCATCGCCGCGAGCGCCGGCTTCTACGCGTACCTGTACGGGCTCGACAAGCCCGTGATGGCGCTGTACGCGCTGTTCGGGCCCGTGGCGCTCGGCGGGCTCGCGTCGATCCCCGGCTCGGGGCGGCAGCGGGCGACCGTCATTCTCAAATCGCTGCCCATCGGGCTGCTGCTGGTCACGCTGGGAACCGCGCTGGCGGTGACGACCTGGGCGGCGGTGCTGGGCATGCTGGTCGTCGGCTTCTGCCTCGCCTTCGCGGCGGTCGCGGGCCCACGGGCCGCCGGGGCGGGTCCCGGACTCCAGCTCTTCTACATCCTGGCGTGCGTGCCGCCGTACGCCCCGGACACCCTCGGGCTGCGGCTGGCGGGCCTCACCACCGGGCTCCTTGCCCTGGCGGCCTGCGAGTTCTTCCTGCTGCCCGCTCCGGCAGCCGCCCCGTACCGGGCCCGGATGGCGGAGGCGCTCGCCATCGCGGCGGGCGCGGCGGCGGACCCCTCCACCGCCTCCCCCGGCGGTCTCCGGGACGCCGGCCGGCGGCTGCGGCTGTCCGACGTCCCCGAGGCCGAACGCCCCGCGGGCCCCGGACGCAGGGACCGGGCCCTGACCCAGGCGGGCTCGGCCACGCGCCGGCTGCTGGAACAACTGGCCCACGCCGCCGACGCACTCGCACACGCGCCACGCGCAGGCGAGGCGTGCGGTGCGCGCGGCGCCGCCGTCGACAACGGCGCCACGGAGCGCGCCCAAGCCGCCTCGGACGCGCTCCTGGCCCGGGTCTCCACCCTCTGCCGGGCGACGGCGGCCGCCCTGCGCGACGGCAGGATGCCGCCGAAGCCCGGTCCGCTGCACGACGCGGTGGTCGACTTCCAGACGCTGCGGCTCCAGCAGGCGACCGGGCCGCCCGACGGTGTGCCGCCGGTGCGCGTGCTGCGGCGGCAGTCGGCCGTTCTGGGCATCGCCGAGTCGGCCCGCATCGTGGAGACCGCCGCACAGATCGGCGCGGACGGGCGCCGGCGGACGGAGCCGATCCAGCCGCAGGAACTGTTCTGGTACGCCGACAGGAGCACAGCATGGCTGTGGGCGAAGCGGCTGTTCGGCCATATGACGCTGCGGTCGGTGCAGTTCCAGAACGCCGTGCGCACCGCGCTGGGCCTCGGCGCGGCGCGGCTCGTGGCGGGCTCGTTCGATCTGCCGCACGGGTTCTGGGTGATGCTCGCCGTGCTGACACTGGGCAGGACGACCACCGTCGGGCAGACCTGGGGGACGGTGCGCAAGGTGCTGGCGGGGAACCTCGTGGGCGCCGTGGTCGCCGGCGGACTGCTCATCGCCTTCGGGAAGCACACCGAGGCGTACGCCGTGATGCTCGCGCCCGGCATGCTGGCCGCCTTCTCACTGGGACCGCTGCTCGGCATCGCGTGGGCGCAGGGGATGTTCACCCTCGTCGTGGCGTCGGCGTTCGCCCAGATCGCCCCGGCCTCCTGGGAACTGGCCGGGGCGCGCATCCTCGACATCGTGACGGGCAGCGTGATCGGCCTGCTGTGCGGGCTGCTCGCATGGCCCGCGGGTGCCCGGCGGGAGGTGCGCAGAACCATGGCCGCGCTGCTGCGCTGCTGCGGCCCGCTGGTCACCGGGACGGCGGACATGCTGCTGGCCCCCCGGCCCGGCACCGTGACTCCCCCGTCCACGCTGCCCACCCTGCACCGGCTGAAGCTCGCGGAGGCCGCGTACGCCCAGTACCGCAGCGAGCCGGCGACCACCCCTGCGGCGGCCCGCGCCGACTGGCAGGCCGTGCTCATCGCCGCCAACCACGTGCTGATCGGCGCCCAGTGGCTGCCCCGCTTCGACCTGCCGGAGGTCAGCGTCCCGCCCGCCGCCGCGGCATGGGCCCGCGACGCGGCCGTCCGGGTGGCCGCCACCGCCGACCGGATCGCGGCGCTCGCCACCGGCGACCAGCAGCGCCCGCGCACACCGGATCCTCCCTTCACCCCGCCGGACGACGCCCCGCCGCTGCCCGCGCTGATCGACCTGGAGACATGGCTGAGGAGCCTCAACGCCCAGCTCGGACGCATCGAGGACTCGCTCCGCGACACGGATCCGGCCGCCTCGGCCGGTCCCGGCGGGCAGGGCTCCGAGGGTGCGCCCCATGCCTGA
- a CDS encoding Clp protease N-terminal domain-containing protein, whose amino-acid sequence MTTNPKPRSTASVRLDDLIEAIKKVHSDALDQLQDAVIAAEHLGDVADHLIGHFVDQARRSGASWTDIGKSMGVTRQAAQKRFVPKEDADLDLSQGFSRYTPRARSAVVAAHSEARAAGSAEGRPEHLVLGLLAEPDGLAAKAMIAQGVSLEAVREAATAALPPAVEDVPELVPYGPSAKKVLELTFREALRLGHNYIGTEHILLALLEHENGEGVLSGLGIRKDATEEDVARALQSVLDAQRAQQPPQE is encoded by the coding sequence ATGACGACGAACCCGAAGCCGCGCAGCACGGCATCCGTACGTCTCGACGACCTCATCGAGGCCATCAAGAAGGTGCACAGCGACGCGCTCGACCAGCTTCAGGACGCGGTGATCGCCGCGGAGCACCTGGGCGACGTGGCGGACCATCTGATCGGCCACTTCGTGGACCAGGCCCGGCGCTCGGGCGCGTCCTGGACGGACATCGGCAAGAGCATGGGCGTCACCCGGCAGGCGGCCCAGAAGCGCTTCGTGCCGAAGGAGGACGCGGACCTCGACCTCAGCCAGGGCTTCAGCCGCTACACCCCCCGCGCCCGCAGCGCGGTCGTCGCCGCGCACAGCGAGGCCAGGGCCGCGGGCAGCGCCGAGGGCCGCCCCGAGCACCTCGTCCTCGGCCTGCTGGCGGAACCCGACGGTCTGGCCGCCAAAGCGATGATCGCCCAGGGCGTCTCCCTGGAGGCCGTGCGCGAGGCCGCGACGGCGGCGCTCCCCCCGGCGGTCGAGGACGTCCCCGAACTCGTCCCGTACGGCCCCTCGGCGAAGAAGGTCCTGGAGCTCACCTTCCGCGAGGCCCTGCGCCTCGGGCACAACTACATCGGCACCGAGCACATCCTCCTGGCCCTCCTCGAGCACGAGAACGGCGAGGGGGTCCTGAGCGGACTCGGCATCCGCAAGGACGCGACGGAGGAGGACGTGGCGCGCGCGCTGCAGTCCGTGCTCGACGCCCAGCGGGCCCAGCAGCCGCCGCAGGAGTAG
- a CDS encoding PP2C family protein-serine/threonine phosphatase has product MAADRRDWFQGRHGLRTSEADSPGAWALEDALRDTTAGTAVLGIDLRYLFANPSYCLITGEPQEHLAGRSPGTSAEQYLGPAEVLASVLDDGIPRTRVTGPGGGFHTTCIRMENRGSVTGVLCIVVETEVPELYEELELARIRLAAADEAAERIGTSLDEATTCRELVGFLSPRLAEAAAVDVVAPPPPGGSLPRNPSPAELTRAATAGVAELFVDDEDAAAAADTGTDADADGDRDADEREGHGDGEERRTAGPAVAKALASGLPVAEHGVGARAAVLAVPLTGPSGKVFGVVQLARTESSFSGNDTLIARDAARRAGVAIGHAREFAAEQQTTVELQRALLTEPGKPHPNLEFATRYLPVGSSNLVGGDWFETVRLHYGRTLLVMGDVMGHGVDAAVEMNTYRAMLRDVAAADLPPHRVLRQLDIAISETSARPATCLLVRVDPARGIGSFSSAGHLPPVVFTGDGTVDLLDVPAGPPLGTGLGGYELVTRELTSDDTLLLFTDGLVERRGEDIDESLARLTGLRMPCSIPVDELVDQVVRELGADKAEDDVALLAARIRRRHTAAEEQPVQGQAPRA; this is encoded by the coding sequence GTGGCAGCCGATCGTCGGGACTGGTTCCAGGGCCGTCACGGGCTCCGCACGTCCGAGGCGGACAGCCCCGGCGCCTGGGCATTGGAGGATGCTCTGCGGGACACGACGGCCGGTACCGCCGTTCTCGGGATCGACCTCCGCTACCTCTTCGCCAACCCTTCCTACTGCCTGATCACCGGAGAGCCGCAGGAGCACCTCGCGGGCCGGTCCCCCGGCACGTCCGCGGAGCAGTACCTCGGCCCGGCGGAGGTACTGGCGTCGGTCCTCGACGACGGGATCCCCCGCACCCGGGTCACCGGACCCGGCGGCGGCTTCCACACCACCTGCATCCGCATGGAGAACCGCGGCAGCGTGACCGGCGTCCTGTGCATCGTGGTCGAGACGGAAGTCCCCGAACTGTACGAAGAGCTGGAGCTGGCCCGGATCCGGCTCGCCGCGGCGGACGAGGCCGCCGAACGGATCGGGACCTCGCTCGACGAGGCCACCACCTGCCGGGAGCTGGTGGGGTTCCTCAGCCCCCGGCTCGCGGAGGCCGCGGCCGTCGACGTCGTAGCGCCACCGCCGCCAGGGGGCTCGCTGCCCAGGAACCCGAGTCCCGCCGAATTGACGCGGGCCGCCACGGCCGGCGTCGCTGAGCTGTTCGTCGACGACGAAGACGCAGCCGCAGCCGCTGACACAGGCACGGACGCGGACGCGGACGGGGACAGGGACGCGGACGAAAGGGAGGGCCACGGGGACGGGGAGGAGCGCCGCACCGCGGGCCCCGCGGTCGCGAAGGCGCTCGCGTCCGGTCTGCCGGTCGCCGAGCACGGCGTCGGGGCCCGCGCGGCGGTGCTCGCCGTGCCGCTGACGGGACCGTCGGGCAAGGTCTTCGGCGTCGTCCAGCTGGCCCGTACGGAGTCCTCCTTCAGCGGGAACGACACCCTGATCGCCCGGGACGCGGCGCGGCGCGCGGGCGTCGCCATCGGGCACGCCCGGGAGTTCGCGGCCGAGCAGCAGACCACCGTCGAGTTGCAGCGCGCCCTGCTGACCGAGCCCGGCAAGCCGCACCCCAACCTGGAGTTCGCCACCCGCTACCTGCCGGTCGGCAGCAGCAATCTGGTCGGCGGGGACTGGTTCGAGACGGTACGGCTCCACTACGGGCGGACCCTGCTGGTCATGGGCGATGTGATGGGCCACGGGGTGGACGCCGCCGTCGAGATGAACACGTACCGCGCCATGCTGCGCGATGTCGCCGCGGCCGATCTGCCGCCGCACCGGGTGCTGCGCCAGCTCGACATCGCCATCTCGGAGACCAGCGCCCGGCCCGCCACATGTCTGCTCGTCAGGGTCGACCCGGCCCGCGGGATCGGCTCGTTCTCCAGCGCCGGCCACCTGCCACCGGTCGTCTTCACCGGCGACGGGACGGTGGACCTGCTCGACGTACCGGCGGGGCCGCCGCTCGGCACGGGCCTCGGGGGGTACGAGCTCGTCACCCGCGAGCTCACCTCGGACGACACACTGCTGCTCTTCACGGACGGGCTGGTCGAGCGGCGCGGCGAGGACATCGACGAGTCGCTGGCCCGGCTGACCGGGCTCCGGATGCCGTGCAGCATCCCGGTGGACGAGCTCGTCGACCAGGTGGTCAGGGAGCTGGGCGCCGACAAGGCGGAGGACGACGTGGCCCTTCTCGCGGCGCGCATCCGCCGCCGGCACACCGCCGCCGAGGAACAGCCGGTGCAGGGGCAGGCCCCGCGGGCCTGA
- a CDS encoding SpoIIE family protein phosphatase: protein MRDRPVPASFPPGLSAEGNRHPLLSLALAAMLDEVHAHSGAVYLMAPDGKVLEMAVTAGLPRAFAAPWERVGTSAPIPVADAVRERRLVWVGNDEEMAASYPRIAVVLPYPFALAALPVATRDTVYGAVYVTWPGSHPPTLSDWERDHLSDACKRLALRLERAARAGHPVQVEPDLLGDIAATGEPASGEAEQMVSRIPEGMLNLDLNARVTFVNDAAAGLVGLARNRLAGRQLWSALPWLNDPVYEDRYRAALISQQPTSFVALRPPRDWLSFRLHPSTSGLTVRIKPARTEPRSEPHTGDPTDVGPARLIVISHVLSLAGGLTEAVGVDDVIELVEDEFMPAVGCQALVMLAAEAGRLHVLGHRGYDDPHIVERFHGMPLTAQTPGAQALVTGVPSFFESLRELEQVYPTRQTTRDGMAAWAYLPLISSGRPVGTCVLGYAEPHHFPPDERAVLTSLGGLIAQALERARLYDTKHRLAHGLQAALMPHSLPELSGLERAARYLPANRGMDIGGDFYDLVRGDMVHGDEVGPAAFVGDVQGHNVTAAGLMGQVRTAVRAFTAVGQPPGEVMARTNRLLIDLDTELFVSCVYAQLDLVRNRARIARAGHPHPLLREPDGSVHVVDIPGGALLGIDENSRYPVTDVPLPPGCVLVLYTDGLVEVPGIDFDEGLADLGAHLSDAGELPLEELADSLLRHTERTHERGDDVALLLLRPH, encoded by the coding sequence ATGAGAGACCGGCCCGTGCCCGCGTCCTTCCCCCCTGGCCTCTCCGCGGAGGGCAACCGGCATCCGCTGCTCTCGCTCGCCCTGGCCGCGATGCTGGACGAGGTCCACGCCCACTCGGGCGCCGTCTACCTGATGGCACCCGACGGGAAGGTGCTGGAGATGGCCGTCACGGCCGGGCTCCCGAGGGCGTTCGCCGCACCGTGGGAGCGGGTCGGCACGAGCGCGCCGATCCCCGTCGCCGACGCGGTACGCGAGCGGCGGCTCGTCTGGGTCGGCAACGACGAGGAGATGGCCGCCAGCTATCCACGGATCGCGGTCGTCCTGCCCTATCCCTTCGCGCTCGCCGCACTGCCCGTGGCCACACGGGACACGGTCTACGGCGCGGTCTACGTCACCTGGCCCGGCTCCCATCCGCCGACCCTCTCCGACTGGGAACGCGACCACCTCAGCGACGCCTGCAAACGCCTCGCGCTCCGCCTGGAACGGGCCGCCCGGGCGGGCCATCCCGTGCAGGTCGAACCCGATCTGCTCGGCGACATCGCTGCGACGGGAGAGCCGGCTTCCGGAGAGGCGGAGCAGATGGTGAGCCGCATCCCGGAAGGGATGCTCAACCTCGATCTGAACGCCCGGGTCACCTTCGTCAACGACGCCGCCGCGGGGCTGGTGGGCCTCGCCCGTAACCGGCTGGCGGGACGGCAGCTGTGGAGCGCGCTGCCCTGGCTCAACGACCCGGTCTACGAGGACCGTTACCGCGCCGCGCTGATCAGCCAGCAGCCCACCTCGTTCGTGGCCCTGCGTCCGCCCCGTGACTGGCTCTCCTTCCGGCTCCACCCGAGCACCAGCGGGCTCACCGTGCGCATCAAGCCGGCCCGCACGGAGCCCCGGTCCGAGCCGCACACCGGGGACCCGACGGACGTCGGCCCCGCCCGGCTCATCGTGATCTCCCATGTCCTCAGCCTGGCGGGCGGGCTGACGGAGGCCGTGGGCGTGGACGACGTGATCGAGCTCGTCGAGGACGAGTTCATGCCCGCCGTCGGCTGCCAGGCTCTGGTGATGCTCGCCGCGGAGGCGGGGCGGCTCCATGTGCTCGGCCACCGCGGCTACGACGACCCGCACATCGTGGAACGGTTCCACGGAATGCCGCTGACCGCGCAGACCCCGGGTGCGCAGGCGCTGGTGACCGGAGTGCCGTCGTTCTTCGAGTCCCTCCGCGAGCTCGAACAGGTGTACCCGACGCGCCAGACCACGCGCGACGGCATGGCCGCCTGGGCCTATCTGCCGCTCATCTCCTCGGGCCGGCCGGTCGGCACCTGCGTCCTCGGCTACGCCGAACCGCATCACTTCCCGCCGGACGAACGCGCCGTGCTCACCAGTCTCGGTGGCCTCATCGCCCAGGCCCTCGAGCGGGCCCGGCTTTACGACACCAAGCACCGTCTCGCCCACGGGCTCCAGGCCGCCCTGATGCCGCACTCCCTGCCGGAGCTGAGTGGCCTGGAACGGGCCGCCCGCTATCTGCCCGCCAACCGCGGCATGGACATCGGCGGCGACTTCTACGACCTGGTGCGCGGCGACATGGTGCACGGTGACGAGGTCGGGCCGGCGGCCTTCGTCGGCGACGTGCAGGGCCACAACGTGACCGCGGCCGGGCTGATGGGCCAGGTCCGCACCGCCGTCCGCGCCTTCACCGCGGTCGGACAGCCGCCCGGCGAGGTGATGGCCCGCACCAACCGGCTGCTGATCGACCTCGACACCGAGCTCTTCGTCAGCTGTGTGTACGCCCAGCTCGACCTGGTCCGCAACCGGGCCCGGATCGCCCGTGCCGGCCATCCGCACCCGCTGCTGCGCGAGCCCGACGGCTCGGTCCATGTCGTCGACATCCCCGGCGGTGCGCTCCTCGGCATCGACGAGAACTCCCGCTACCCGGTGACCGACGTCCCCCTGCCGCCCGGCTGTGTCCTCGTCCTGTACACCGACGGGCTGGTCGAGGTCCCCGGCATCGACTTCGACGAGGGCCTCGCCGACCTCGGCGCCCATCTCTCCGACGCGGGTGAACTGCCGCTGGAGGAGCTCGCCGACAGTCTGCTCCGGCACACGGAGCGAACCCATGAGCGCGGCGACGACGTGGCGCTGCTGCTGCTGCGGCCCCACTAG
- a CDS encoding SPW repeat protein has product MTTHPSIEQHPDLAEMRARFERATTTPRAQAIETLALLTGLYLAASPWIAGFNGLSTLAVSNLITGVAYALCMSGIGSAYERTHSMAWCAIAIGVWTIISPFVVSGSVATTRTIVNNVIVGVLALCLGLAMAAMTGGGRRTGGGGGLRYGER; this is encoded by the coding sequence ATGACCACGCACCCGAGCATCGAGCAACACCCCGACCTGGCCGAGATGCGTGCCCGCTTCGAACGGGCGACCACGACTCCCCGCGCCCAGGCGATAGAAACCCTGGCCCTGCTCACGGGCCTCTACCTGGCGGCCTCGCCGTGGATAGCCGGCTTCAACGGCCTGTCCACGCTGGCCGTGAGCAACCTGATCACCGGCGTCGCGTACGCGCTGTGCATGAGCGGCATCGGCTCGGCGTACGAGCGCACGCACTCCATGGCCTGGTGCGCCATAGCCATCGGAGTGTGGACGATCATCTCCCCGTTCGTCGTGTCCGGCAGCGTCGCCACGACGCGCACCATCGTCAACAACGTCATCGTGGGAGTCCTGGCGCTCTGCCTCGGCCTGGCCATGGCCGCGATGACCGGCGGCGGACGCAGGACGGGCGGCGGTGGCGGCCTGCGGTACGGAGAGCGCTGA
- a CDS encoding PP2C family protein-serine/threonine phosphatase, with protein sequence MPDRRTRRRRRPPSLRENWIWWLPFLTIVLDLVAEVAVRGQEPVSFLLIGVPPLAAATRGPRGTALATAVCLGLQMLLAALRPGHFGEQHHVALYVATVVIGAASIALAAQRERTREHLIRANSVAEAMQKTLLRPVPRDLGPVRAAGFYSAGEGGTLVGGDLYDLCATPFGVRAIIGDVRGKGMDAVQTVAAVLGSFRVSAHEWPDLGSLADRLELSIARNSPGEDGDPELFVTALVLEFPPSGREVRIVDRGHPPPIVVGPQGVRRLATEPALPLGLGGLCSGRPARTTVHALRPGEVLLVHTDGVSEARDAAGVFYPVLDRLAERFATGRVPDPEAVVAFVRSDTERWSAGATNTDNDDQAVLALTLAKRL encoded by the coding sequence ATGCCTGACAGACGTACGCGCCGAAGGCGTCGGCCGCCGTCCCTGCGCGAGAACTGGATCTGGTGGCTGCCGTTCCTCACGATCGTGCTCGACCTCGTCGCGGAGGTCGCCGTCCGCGGGCAGGAACCGGTGAGCTTCCTGCTCATCGGCGTACCTCCGCTGGCCGCGGCGACGCGCGGGCCACGGGGCACGGCCCTGGCGACCGCCGTCTGCCTGGGGCTGCAGATGCTGCTGGCGGCGCTGCGCCCGGGGCACTTCGGCGAGCAGCACCATGTGGCGCTGTACGTGGCCACGGTGGTCATCGGGGCCGCCAGCATCGCCCTGGCCGCGCAGCGGGAGCGGACGAGAGAGCATCTGATCCGGGCGAACTCGGTGGCCGAGGCGATGCAGAAGACCCTGCTGCGGCCGGTGCCCCGGGACCTGGGCCCGGTGCGGGCCGCCGGGTTCTACTCGGCCGGTGAGGGCGGGACGCTCGTCGGCGGCGATCTGTACGACCTGTGCGCGACCCCCTTCGGCGTGCGGGCCATCATCGGTGACGTGCGCGGCAAGGGCATGGACGCGGTGCAGACGGTCGCCGCGGTCCTGGGCAGTTTCCGGGTGTCCGCCCATGAGTGGCCGGACCTGGGCAGTCTCGCCGACCGTCTCGAACTCAGCATCGCCCGCAACAGCCCGGGCGAGGACGGCGACCCGGAGCTGTTCGTCACGGCGCTGGTCCTGGAGTTCCCGCCGTCGGGCCGGGAGGTCCGCATCGTCGACCGCGGCCATCCGCCGCCCATCGTCGTCGGCCCGCAGGGCGTCCGGCGGCTGGCCACCGAGCCGGCGCTGCCGCTGGGGCTCGGCGGCCTGTGCTCCGGCCGCCCAGCGCGGACGACGGTCCATGCGCTCCGGCCCGGCGAGGTGCTCCTCGTCCACACGGACGGAGTGAGCGAGGCACGGGACGCGGCGGGCGTCTTCTATCCGGTCCTGGACCGGCTGGCGGAGCGGTTCGCGACGGGCAGGGTGCCGGACCCCGAAGCCGTCGTGGCGTTCGTACGGTCCGACACGGAGCGCTGGTCGGCCGGTGCGACGAACACCGACAACGACGACCAGGCCGTGCTCGCGCTGACGCTGGCCAAGCGGCTGTAG